A genomic region of Candidatus Palauibacter scopulicola contains the following coding sequences:
- the fbp gene encoding class 1 fructose-bisphosphatase, which yields MTGSIVTVEHFIAEQEREYPKATGALTDILLQISLAAKVISAAVNRAGLIDILGVIGSTNVHDEEVQKLDEYANDVLLNLLRRCGSLSGMVSEEEEGFVHVPESRDPGPYIIAFDPLDGSSNIDVNISVGTIFAVYRKRSEGRKVRRRDLLQPGSEQVAAGYVLYGSSTMLVFTTGAGVHGFTLDPGIGEFLLSYRNLRIPSPGKNIYSINEAYFDKWTPGQQRLVERFRRPPRDAPSFSARYVGSMVADFHRTILRGGIFMYPGTVAKPEGKLRLLYEVAPMAMICEQAGGLATDGRRRILDIEPEGLHHRVPTFLGTPDLVEMAGRYLADD from the coding sequence TTGACCGGATCCATCGTCACCGTCGAGCACTTCATCGCCGAGCAGGAGCGCGAATACCCCAAGGCCACGGGCGCGCTCACCGACATCCTCCTCCAGATCAGCCTCGCCGCAAAGGTCATCTCGGCGGCTGTGAATCGCGCCGGCCTCATCGACATCCTCGGCGTGATCGGGAGCACGAACGTGCACGACGAGGAAGTGCAGAAGCTGGACGAGTACGCGAACGACGTCCTCCTGAACCTGCTGCGGCGCTGCGGCAGCCTGAGCGGCATGGTGTCCGAGGAAGAGGAGGGGTTCGTTCATGTCCCCGAATCACGCGACCCCGGACCGTACATCATCGCGTTCGATCCGCTCGACGGGAGTTCGAACATCGACGTGAACATCTCGGTGGGGACGATCTTCGCCGTCTACCGCAAGCGGAGCGAGGGGCGCAAGGTGCGCAGGCGCGACCTGCTCCAGCCGGGATCCGAACAGGTCGCGGCGGGATACGTCCTGTACGGCTCTTCCACCATGCTCGTCTTCACGACCGGAGCGGGCGTCCACGGCTTCACGCTCGACCCGGGGATCGGGGAGTTCCTCCTCTCGTACCGGAACCTGCGCATCCCCTCGCCCGGCAAGAACATCTACAGCATCAACGAGGCCTATTTCGACAAGTGGACGCCGGGTCAGCAGCGACTCGTGGAACGGTTCCGGCGGCCGCCCCGCGACGCGCCGTCGTTCTCCGCGCGCTATGTCGGATCCATGGTGGCGGATTTCCACCGCACGATCCTCCGAGGGGGGATCTTCATGTATCCGGGGACCGTCGCGAAGCCGGAGGGGAAGCTCCGCCTGCTGTACGAGGTGGCTCCGATGGCCATGATCTGCGAGCAGGCGGGCGGTCTGGCCACCGATGGCCGCCGCCGCATCCTCGATATCGAACCCGAAGGGCTGCACCACCGGGTGCCGACCTTCCTCGGCACCCCCGACCTCGTGGAGATGGCGGGCCGCTACCTGGCCGACGACTGA
- a CDS encoding carboxypeptidase regulatory-like domain-containing protein, producing MRYSLSLRTAAIAAFAALGGLIAPSDALAQGVTTAAINGRVTGQDLAPLASAVVSAVHGPSGTSYSTLTRADGRFNIPGMRVGGPYTITVSLIGFGDESAEALVLALGENRRVDFVLGVEAVAVGEITVTAERGAILSSGRTGPQQTVTTREIENLPTIARSIQDFARLTPQALGTNIGSSENIGGISIGGKNNRFNNISVDGAILNDVFGLPASGTPGGQANSQPISLDAVQEFQVAIAPFDVRQGGFTGGSINVVTRSGTNDFDASGYAFGRNQGFTGNLDDNPLSDFSELQAGFRAGGAIQRDKIHFFTSGEIKQTSRPLALGLVGSSQTNTIDFVDAGTINEIVDIANSVYNYDPGRFEESLQRETDDLKFFARLDFNLSDSNHLIVRHNHVNANSQRGISRHSGEVGLPGQGYTFDAVSNSTVIQLDSRLGAASANMFRVSYQRQRDKRTPDLAIFPEVDIEPFDGESESVTLGIERFSQQNALDQDVFEITNDLTLFRGDHTLTLGTHNEFYSFSNLFIQDAFGQWEFDGENALDNFRNGMATRYRASISRLADPYPRAEWAAMQFGFYAQDQIDLSDRFNVSLGLRADIMAMPDPPLENPSFAAAFPGRHTSDVPSGNVMWSPRLGFNAALDEDRRTQIRGGTGIFTGRNPFVWISNQYSNTGMDFIRIDCAPWRGCTPPPFTGDPTPVPVPGAEIATTEVNLTDTNFKFPQAWRTTIGIDRELRDGLVFTVEGIYTKNVNDILYQDLSIQPEGRTSDGRVLFSNDPVDREFSPGVFLLANTDQGRQIQFTTQLQKRFGGDFLPNMFGSLAYTWTDATDVNSGQSSRAISNFQYNEIGVDPNNPGEGTADFEIKHRIIASLSQRIAWSEDVGTTITAFYEARAGRPFSWTYFGDANNDGRRFNDLAFVPGDADDAIFETNCGGCMDFAAWDAFVSDIPGLDEYRGGIVGRNSSREPWVRSLDLRIAQDVPLPGPGSRNIQVTLDFINVGNFLNSEWGRQRYTNFGTSTILSFRRYDAETGVPVVRFTQRDTDESGALGIDDVYQIDNILSRWALQLGARISF from the coding sequence ATGAGATACAGCCTCTCCCTACGAACCGCGGCGATCGCCGCCTTTGCGGCGCTCGGCGGCCTCATCGCGCCGTCCGACGCGCTCGCTCAGGGCGTCACCACCGCCGCCATCAACGGGCGCGTGACCGGGCAGGATCTCGCGCCGCTCGCGAGCGCCGTGGTCAGCGCCGTGCACGGCCCCAGCGGGACGTCGTACTCGACGCTCACGCGCGCGGACGGGCGCTTCAACATCCCGGGCATGCGGGTCGGCGGACCCTACACGATCACCGTGTCGCTCATCGGCTTCGGGGACGAGTCGGCCGAGGCCCTCGTGCTCGCGCTGGGGGAAAACCGTCGAGTCGACTTCGTGCTCGGCGTCGAGGCCGTGGCCGTGGGCGAGATCACCGTCACGGCGGAACGCGGGGCGATCCTCTCGAGCGGGCGCACGGGGCCGCAGCAAACCGTGACGACGCGCGAGATCGAGAACCTCCCGACGATCGCCCGCAGCATCCAGGACTTCGCACGGCTCACGCCGCAGGCGCTGGGGACGAACATCGGGAGCAGCGAGAACATCGGCGGCATCAGCATCGGCGGGAAGAACAACCGCTTCAACAACATCTCCGTGGACGGCGCGATCCTGAACGACGTGTTCGGGCTCCCGGCGAGCGGGACGCCCGGCGGCCAGGCCAACTCGCAGCCGATCTCGCTCGACGCGGTGCAGGAGTTCCAGGTCGCGATCGCGCCTTTCGATGTCCGCCAGGGCGGCTTCACCGGCGGCTCGATCAACGTCGTGACCCGCTCCGGGACCAACGACTTCGACGCCTCCGGCTACGCCTTCGGACGGAACCAGGGCTTCACGGGCAACCTCGACGACAACCCGCTCTCCGACTTCAGCGAGCTGCAGGCGGGCTTCCGGGCGGGCGGCGCGATCCAGCGCGACAAGATCCACTTCTTCACCAGCGGCGAGATCAAGCAGACGAGCCGCCCGCTGGCGCTGGGGCTGGTCGGCAGCAGCCAGACGAACACCATCGATTTCGTCGACGCGGGGACGATCAACGAGATCGTCGACATCGCGAACTCCGTATACAACTACGACCCGGGTCGCTTCGAGGAGAGCCTCCAGCGGGAGACGGACGACTTGAAGTTCTTCGCCCGCCTGGACTTCAACCTGTCCGACAGCAACCACCTCATCGTGCGGCACAACCATGTGAACGCGAATTCGCAGCGCGGGATCAGCCGGCACTCCGGTGAGGTCGGACTGCCCGGCCAGGGGTACACGTTCGACGCCGTGTCCAATTCCACCGTGATACAGCTCGACAGCCGGCTCGGGGCCGCTTCCGCCAACATGTTCCGCGTCTCGTACCAGCGTCAGCGGGACAAGCGGACGCCGGACCTCGCGATCTTCCCCGAGGTCGACATCGAACCGTTCGACGGCGAGAGCGAGAGCGTGACGCTGGGGATCGAGCGCTTCTCACAGCAGAACGCGCTCGACCAGGACGTGTTCGAGATCACCAACGACCTCACGCTCTTCCGGGGCGACCACACGCTCACGCTCGGGACGCACAACGAGTTCTATTCGTTCTCGAACCTCTTCATCCAGGACGCCTTCGGGCAGTGGGAGTTCGACGGCGAGAACGCGCTCGACAATTTCCGCAACGGGATGGCGACGCGATACCGGGCGTCGATCTCGCGGCTCGCGGATCCGTACCCGAGGGCGGAGTGGGCCGCGATGCAGTTCGGCTTCTACGCCCAGGACCAGATCGACCTCAGTGATCGTTTCAACGTCTCGCTCGGGCTCCGCGCGGACATCATGGCGATGCCCGATCCGCCGCTCGAGAACCCGAGCTTCGCGGCCGCCTTCCCGGGCCGGCACACGAGCGACGTGCCGAGCGGCAACGTGATGTGGTCGCCGCGGCTCGGATTCAACGCCGCGCTGGACGAAGACCGGCGGACGCAGATCCGCGGCGGCACCGGGATCTTCACGGGCCGTAACCCGTTCGTGTGGATCTCGAATCAGTATTCGAACACCGGGATGGACTTCATCCGCATCGACTGCGCCCCGTGGCGGGGCTGCACGCCGCCGCCGTTCACGGGCGACCCCACCCCGGTGCCGGTGCCCGGCGCGGAGATCGCGACGACGGAGGTCAATCTCACCGACACGAACTTCAAGTTCCCGCAGGCGTGGCGGACGACGATCGGGATCGACCGCGAACTGCGCGATGGCCTCGTCTTCACTGTCGAGGGGATCTACACGAAGAACGTCAACGACATCCTCTACCAGGATCTCAGCATCCAGCCGGAAGGGAGGACGAGCGACGGTCGCGTGCTCTTCTCCAACGACCCGGTGGACCGGGAGTTCTCGCCCGGGGTCTTCCTGCTCGCCAACACGGACCAGGGCCGCCAGATTCAGTTCACGACGCAGTTGCAGAAGCGCTTCGGCGGCGACTTCCTGCCGAACATGTTCGGAAGTCTCGCCTACACGTGGACGGACGCCACGGACGTGAACAGCGGGCAGTCCAGCCGCGCGATCTCGAACTTCCAGTACAACGAGATCGGCGTCGACCCCAACAACCCCGGCGAGGGGACGGCGGACTTCGAGATCAAGCACCGGATCATCGCCTCCCTTTCGCAGCGCATCGCGTGGAGCGAAGACGTCGGGACGACGATCACTGCGTTCTACGAGGCACGCGCGGGGCGTCCGTTCAGCTGGACCTACTTCGGGGACGCGAACAACGACGGGCGGCGCTTCAACGACCTCGCGTTCGTTCCGGGCGATGCCGACGACGCGATCTTCGAGACGAACTGCGGCGGCTGCATGGACTTCGCCGCCTGGGACGCGTTCGTGAGCGACATTCCGGGGCTGGACGAGTACCGCGGCGGGATCGTGGGCCGGAACTCCTCGCGCGAGCCCTGGGTGCGCAGCCTCGACCTGCGGATCGCGCAGGATGTACCGCTTCCGGGGCCGGGCAGCCGGAACATCCAGGTCACGCTCGACTTCATCAACGTCGGGAACTTCCTCAACTCCGAGTGGGGCCGGCAGCGCTACACGAACTTCGGCACCTCGACCATCCTGTCGTTCCGGCGCTACGACGCGGAGACGGGCGTGCCGGTGGTGCGCTTCACGCAGCGCGACACCGACGAGAGCGGTGCGCTCGGCATCGATGATGTGTACCAGATCGACAACATCCTGTCGCGCTGGGCGCTTCAGCTCGGGGCGCGGATCTCGTTCTGA
- the miaB gene encoding tRNA (N6-isopentenyl adenosine(37)-C2)-methylthiotransferase MiaB: MEKTLEKTKLVTLKTPGATPGADRPRDPRPLGGRVYIETYGCQMNINDTELMEGLLVDEGYVSVDAPERADVILVNTCAIREHAERRVRGRIGELQRHRKRHAGLVLGVTGCMAQRLGPRLIEEAAGVDLVAGPDAYRALPELIGSIRANAIERGQTLLGLDAEENYEGVDSVRREGVSAWITVQRGCDHRCTFCIVPYVRGPEKNRTPEAVLAETRRAVEDGFSEVVLLGQTVNSYESGDWDFAALLRAVSRVDGIRRVRFTSPHPNDVTPELLEVMAEEPTVCRQLHLPVQSGSDRILKRMVRRYTSAGFLEKVEAARREVPGIALSTDVIVAFPGETEADFEATLELMRGVRFDDAYLYKYSLREGTPATRFPAPDFVPDGVGSERLERLIGEHRAIQREINESEVGSRREVLIERSARSPGDVLGRTEQNKVVAFPGDPCRIGTYAHVRLTGTTGATFTGQPC; encoded by the coding sequence ATGGAGAAGACGCTGGAGAAGACGAAGCTCGTCACCCTGAAGACGCCCGGCGCGACGCCCGGCGCGGATCGCCCCCGCGACCCCCGCCCGCTCGGGGGGCGGGTCTACATCGAGACCTACGGGTGTCAGATGAACATCAACGACACCGAGTTGATGGAGGGGCTGCTCGTCGACGAAGGCTACGTGAGCGTGGACGCGCCCGAGCGCGCCGATGTGATCCTCGTGAACACCTGCGCGATTCGCGAGCACGCGGAACGGCGCGTCCGCGGCCGGATCGGCGAGCTGCAACGCCACCGCAAGCGGCATGCCGGCCTCGTGCTGGGGGTGACGGGGTGCATGGCGCAGCGGCTGGGCCCGCGGCTCATCGAGGAGGCGGCGGGCGTGGACCTGGTGGCCGGACCGGATGCCTACCGCGCCCTCCCGGAACTCATCGGTTCGATCCGGGCGAATGCGATCGAGCGCGGACAGACGCTGCTCGGACTCGACGCGGAAGAGAACTACGAGGGCGTGGACAGCGTGAGGCGGGAAGGCGTGAGCGCCTGGATCACGGTCCAGCGCGGCTGCGATCATCGCTGCACCTTCTGCATCGTCCCCTATGTGAGGGGACCCGAGAAGAACCGGACGCCCGAGGCGGTGCTGGCCGAGACCCGGCGCGCCGTGGAGGATGGGTTCAGCGAAGTCGTGCTCCTCGGACAGACCGTGAACTCGTACGAGTCCGGAGACTGGGACTTCGCGGCGCTGCTGCGGGCCGTGAGCCGCGTGGACGGCATCCGCCGCGTCCGTTTCACCTCCCCCCATCCCAACGACGTGACGCCGGAACTGCTCGAGGTGATGGCGGAGGAGCCGACGGTTTGCCGCCAGCTCCACCTGCCCGTGCAATCGGGCTCCGACCGCATCCTCAAGCGCATGGTGCGGCGCTACACGAGCGCGGGGTTTCTCGAGAAGGTCGAGGCCGCGCGCCGCGAGGTGCCCGGGATCGCGCTCTCCACGGATGTGATCGTCGCCTTCCCGGGGGAGACGGAGGCGGACTTCGAGGCCACGCTGGAGCTGATGCGGGGCGTGCGGTTCGACGACGCCTACCTGTACAAGTACTCGCTGCGCGAAGGGACGCCGGCCACGCGCTTCCCGGCCCCGGATTTCGTGCCGGACGGGGTGGGTTCGGAGCGGCTGGAACGGCTGATCGGCGAGCACCGCGCGATCCAGCGCGAGATCAACGAGTCCGAGGTGGGCTCGCGGCGCGAGGTGCTGATCGAGCGCTCCGCGCGTTCGCCGGGTGACGTGCTCGGCAGGACGGAGCAGAACAAGGTCGTCGCCTTCCCCGGAGACCCCTGCCGGATCGGCACGTACGCGCACGTGCGGCTCACGGGGACGACCGGCGCGACCTTTACGGGGCAGCCCTGCTGA
- a CDS encoding DNA internalization-related competence protein ComEC/Rec2 yields the protein MAGLALARTDGVALQAPAAIATGLVCVLVGRAALRAGGRARPGRVGGVPPYAGVGLSLALAAVAGLLAGLPSGTAARAACVATMEVGAPAAAVGTLGDPVPARQSGRGAGPVRVSIRDVRIVSGGRVCRLGAVRAFVRPGAGREAGAAVLARGTWRTAGGMDPDAGRARLPRPPATLGWIGGATLEPLDVPADAVGPRGPGRWMIEWRAGLLARLDARLAPAHRAIGKALLLADRSTLDPGTREAFVGAGIIHLLAISGLHVGLIGASLSWLIGLRVRGPRRLLYAAGCTSAYVCLIGAPPSAVRAALMFWGWALAFRRARPARVGDLAALAAMLAILADPLIVTDVGFQLSFAGFTGVVLGGRAPLPRPLSSRRLRGIGRALAVSCGAFLVTAPIAAFHFERIVIASIPASVVAGGVVSLALPALALTLVLPWNLWMLFAGAADMALACLAAIAAFFAGLPLSWTGPGLGSRAWAVTAALIALALDRTRARRGLGLLSVGAVLALTVAWPLVRAGLDRGTALVCTLAVGQGDAAVVRTGAGRWLVFDAGPGAAFRTAGTASGPPLIADAGSRVVVPFLRGKGARTVELLLISHPHLDHYGGAAAVFEALRVRRVFDPGVPEPSASYLAFLERLQEEGASWHSPRAGDRLRIDDVELDILWPDGPAGSDANEGSLSFRLTIGGFRYVNTGDAGVDVEREILERLAPRRPEADVLKLGHHGSRTSSSVEWLEATETDIAVISSGTGNRYGHPHAVTLARLDSARVPHVWRTDLDGPLCIEVDARGWRIADAP from the coding sequence GTGGCCGGGCTCGCGCTCGCCCGGACTGACGGCGTCGCTCTCCAGGCGCCGGCGGCGATCGCGACGGGACTCGTCTGTGTCCTCGTCGGCCGGGCCGCGCTGCGGGCTGGCGGCCGCGCGCGTCCCGGCCGGGTCGGCGGCGTCCCGCCGTACGCAGGCGTCGGCCTCTCGCTGGCGCTCGCCGCCGTGGCCGGGTTGCTGGCGGGGCTGCCGAGCGGCACGGCGGCGCGGGCGGCGTGTGTCGCGACGATGGAGGTGGGCGCGCCGGCCGCGGCAGTCGGCACGCTCGGCGACCCGGTGCCGGCGCGGCAGTCGGGCCGGGGGGCCGGCCCGGTCCGGGTGTCGATCCGCGACGTCCGCATCGTGTCGGGGGGGCGGGTCTGCCGCCTGGGCGCGGTGCGCGCCTTCGTGCGGCCCGGCGCGGGGCGCGAGGCCGGCGCGGCGGTGCTCGCCCGGGGCACATGGCGCACGGCGGGCGGGATGGATCCGGACGCCGGACGGGCGCGGCTGCCCCGTCCGCCCGCGACGCTGGGCTGGATCGGCGGCGCGACGCTGGAGCCGCTGGACGTCCCCGCGGACGCGGTGGGTCCGCGCGGCCCCGGCCGCTGGATGATCGAATGGCGCGCCGGGCTGCTCGCCCGGCTCGACGCCCGGCTCGCCCCCGCGCACCGGGCGATCGGCAAGGCTCTGCTGCTCGCCGACCGCAGCACCCTCGACCCCGGGACGAGAGAGGCGTTCGTCGGGGCCGGGATCATCCACCTGCTCGCGATCTCCGGGCTCCACGTCGGCCTGATCGGGGCCTCGCTTTCCTGGCTCATCGGCCTTCGCGTGCGCGGTCCACGCCGGCTCCTGTATGCCGCCGGCTGCACGAGCGCCTACGTGTGCCTCATCGGGGCGCCCCCCTCGGCCGTGCGCGCAGCGCTGATGTTCTGGGGCTGGGCGCTCGCCTTCCGCCGGGCCCGCCCGGCCCGCGTCGGCGACCTCGCGGCGCTCGCGGCGATGCTCGCCATCCTGGCCGACCCGCTCATCGTAACGGACGTGGGCTTTCAGCTCTCGTTCGCCGGGTTCACGGGCGTCGTGCTCGGGGGTCGCGCACCGCTGCCGCGTCCGCTCTCCTCCCGACGTCTGCGCGGGATCGGGCGGGCACTCGCCGTGAGCTGCGGTGCGTTCCTCGTCACCGCGCCCATCGCGGCCTTCCACTTCGAACGCATCGTCATCGCCTCGATCCCGGCCAGCGTGGTGGCGGGCGGGGTCGTGAGTCTCGCGCTTCCCGCCCTCGCTCTGACGCTGGTCCTGCCGTGGAATCTCTGGATGCTATTCGCCGGCGCCGCGGACATGGCGCTCGCCTGCCTCGCGGCGATCGCGGCCTTCTTCGCGGGGCTCCCGCTGAGCTGGACGGGCCCCGGCCTGGGCTCGCGCGCGTGGGCGGTCACGGCCGCGCTCATCGCCCTCGCACTCGACCGCACGCGCGCCCGGCGCGGCCTCGGCCTCCTCTCGGTCGGCGCCGTGCTCGCGCTCACCGTCGCCTGGCCTCTCGTCCGGGCCGGACTCGACCGGGGCACGGCGCTCGTCTGCACCCTCGCCGTGGGGCAGGGCGACGCCGCCGTCGTGCGAACCGGCGCCGGCCGATGGCTCGTCTTCGACGCGGGTCCCGGCGCGGCGTTCCGTACGGCCGGCACGGCATCCGGCCCGCCGCTGATCGCCGACGCGGGAAGCCGCGTCGTCGTGCCCTTCCTGCGCGGCAAGGGCGCCCGGACCGTGGAGCTGCTCCTGATCTCCCATCCCCACCTCGACCACTACGGCGGCGCCGCCGCCGTGTTCGAGGCCCTCCGGGTCCGCCGTGTGTTCGATCCCGGCGTCCCGGAACCCAGCGCGTCCTACCTCGCCTTCCTCGAACGGCTTCAGGAGGAGGGCGCCTCCTGGCACTCGCCCCGCGCCGGAGATCGCCTCCGCATCGACGACGTCGAACTCGATATTCTCTGGCCCGACGGCCCCGCCGGCTCGGACGCGAACGAAGGCTCCCTCTCCTTCCGTCTCACGATCGGCGGCTTTCGCTACGTGAACACGGGCGACGCCGGCGTCGACGTCGAACGCGAGATCCTGGAGCGCCTGGCGCCGCGCCGCCCCGAGGCGGATGTGCTCAAGCTCGGCCACCACGGCAGCCGGACTTCCAGTTCCGTCGAGTGGCTGGAGGCGACGGAGACGGACATCGCCGTAATCTCCTCGGGCACCGGGAACCGGTACGGGCACCCGCACGCCGTGACGCTGGCGCGACTCGACTCCGCCCGGGTGCCGCACGTGTGGCGGACCGATCTGGACGGCCCCCTGTGCATCGAAGTCGACGCCCGCGGCTGGAGGATCGCCGACGCGCCTTGA